One part of the Mariniflexile litorale genome encodes these proteins:
- the hemF gene encoding oxygen-dependent coproporphyrinogen oxidase, whose amino-acid sequence MKDKFYQYIQNLQDTITSKLEAVDGKATFQEDIWERPEGGGGRTRVIENGNVFEKGGVNISGVHGKLPDSMQKYFGVEDADFFACGLSLVLHPKNPMVPTVHANWRYFEMYDKDGAIVDQWFGGGQDLTPYYLFEDDAVHFHKVCKTACDKHHPEFYETYKKRCDDYFYNAHRNEGRGIGGLFFDYCKATDAMSMENWYNFVTEVGNSFLECYVPIVEKRKALPFSKEQRDWQEIRRGRYVEFNLVHDKGTLFGLKTNGRIESILMSLPPHVQWVYDHQPEVGSEEEKLIKVLQNPKDWV is encoded by the coding sequence ATGAAAGACAAATTCTATCAATACATACAAAACCTTCAAGACACCATTACCTCAAAACTAGAAGCAGTTGATGGCAAAGCAACTTTTCAAGAAGACATTTGGGAACGACCAGAAGGTGGCGGAGGGCGTACGCGTGTTATCGAAAACGGTAATGTTTTTGAAAAAGGAGGCGTAAATATTTCTGGTGTTCACGGTAAATTACCCGACAGTATGCAAAAATACTTTGGCGTTGAAGATGCTGATTTTTTTGCTTGCGGATTAAGCTTAGTGCTACACCCTAAAAATCCGATGGTTCCAACCGTTCATGCCAATTGGCGTTACTTTGAAATGTATGATAAAGATGGAGCTATTGTAGACCAATGGTTTGGGGGCGGACAAGATTTAACCCCCTATTATTTGTTTGAAGATGATGCCGTTCATTTTCATAAAGTTTGTAAAACAGCTTGTGATAAGCACCATCCAGAATTTTACGAAACCTACAAAAAACGTTGCGATGATTATTTCTACAATGCGCATCGTAATGAAGGTCGTGGTATTGGTGGTTTGTTTTTTGATTATTGTAAAGCCACAGATGCCATGTCTATGGAAAACTGGTATAATTTTGTAACCGAAGTTGGCAATAGTTTCCTTGAATGTTACGTACCTATTGTTGAAAAACGCAAAGCTTTACCTTTTTCAAAAGAACAAAGAGACTGGCAAGAAATTCGTCGTGGTCGCTATGTAGAATTTAATTTGGTACACGATAAAGGCACGCTTTTCGGACTTAAAACCAACGGACGTATAGAAAGTATTTTAATGAGCTTGCCTCCACATGTGCAATGGGTTTACGACCATCAACCCGAAGTTGGAAGTGAGGAGGAAAAATTAATTAAGGTTTTACAGAACCCTAAAGATTGGGTGTAA
- a CDS encoding YchJ family metal-binding protein, with the protein MNCYCGNKIPYSECCEKIHHDIHQAITAEQLMRSRYSAFVKADGNYLMQSHHSSTRPIKEKKSIIKWAKSVQWIKLEVLETSKGKSNNTEGTVTFNAYFYEKGNVEVIHEKSTFIKENNHWTYLGLSK; encoded by the coding sequence ATGAATTGCTATTGTGGAAACAAAATCCCCTATTCAGAATGTTGCGAAAAAATACATCATGACATTCATCAAGCCATAACTGCAGAACAATTAATGCGTTCAAGATATAGTGCATTTGTGAAAGCTGATGGCAATTATTTAATGCAAAGTCACCATAGTTCAACAAGACCAATAAAAGAGAAAAAGTCAATTATTAAATGGGCAAAATCTGTACAGTGGATTAAGCTTGAAGTTTTAGAAACTTCAAAAGGAAAATCAAACAATACAGAAGGAACTGTTACATTTAATGCGTATTTTTATGAAAAAGGAAATGTAGAAGTCATTCATGAAAAATCCACTTTTATAAAAGAAAATAACCATTGGACCTATTTAGGGTTAAGTAAATAA
- the nhaA gene encoding Na+/H+ antiporter NhaA, translated as MVKKVLLSPFQKFVKIESSSGILLLLATILALIWANSPFSESYQSLWQYKVGFVTEGFELNKPIILWINDGLMAIFFFLIGLEIKREFLIGELNSMKKLAFPLFGAVGGIIVPVLLFFIMNKNPETFQGWGIPMATDIAFSLALLNALGSRVPLSLKIFLTAFAIVDDLGAVLVIAIFYSSNIQLGLLGMALLLLTVLYLLSYKGYYSKFIMIFLGIIIWTLFLKSGIHPTLAGILLAFSVPIHQKIKTPEFIDNLVTITNNIKQASISKKPILSKEQIQQIDDLEDWTNKYQSPLQHLEHSLHDWVAYFIIPLFALANSGVILNSGMDIEMALVISISICLILGKSIGITSIIFIARKLKLIEVPADISNQQIVGVSFLAGIGFTMAIFIASLAFSESPKYIDSAKIGILIGSVIAALIGYIILRYKKQ; from the coding sequence ATGGTTAAAAAAGTATTACTCTCCCCATTTCAAAAATTTGTTAAAATAGAAAGTTCTAGTGGTATTTTATTACTGCTGGCCACTATTTTGGCTCTAATTTGGGCAAACTCTCCATTTTCTGAAAGTTACCAATCACTCTGGCAATATAAAGTAGGTTTTGTTACAGAAGGTTTTGAATTAAATAAGCCTATTATTCTATGGATAAACGATGGTTTAATGGCTATTTTCTTTTTCTTGATAGGTTTAGAAATTAAACGTGAGTTCCTTATTGGAGAGCTTAATTCCATGAAAAAACTGGCGTTTCCTCTTTTTGGAGCCGTGGGAGGTATTATTGTACCCGTTTTATTGTTTTTTATAATGAATAAAAACCCTGAAACATTTCAAGGTTGGGGCATTCCCATGGCAACTGATATTGCGTTTTCATTAGCCCTTTTAAATGCTCTTGGAAGCAGAGTCCCTTTAAGTCTTAAAATATTTTTAACAGCTTTCGCAATTGTAGACGATTTAGGTGCTGTTTTGGTTATTGCTATATTCTATAGCAGCAATATCCAATTAGGCTTGTTAGGTATGGCGTTATTACTATTAACGGTTTTGTATTTACTATCATACAAAGGGTATTACTCTAAGTTTATTATGATATTCTTAGGAATCATTATTTGGACACTGTTCTTAAAATCTGGTATCCATCCTACATTAGCTGGTATTTTATTAGCTTTTTCCGTACCTATTCATCAAAAAATTAAAACACCGGAGTTTATTGATAATTTGGTTACTATCACAAACAATATTAAACAAGCTTCCATATCAAAAAAACCTATTTTATCAAAAGAACAAATTCAACAAATTGATGATTTAGAAGATTGGACCAATAAATACCAATCACCCTTACAGCATTTAGAACATAGTTTACACGATTGGGTAGCTTATTTCATCATTCCCTTATTTGCATTGGCAAATTCTGGTGTTATATTAAATAGCGGTATGGATATAGAAATGGCTTTAGTAATAAGCATTAGTATTTGTTTGATATTAGGAAAAAGTATTGGTATAACCTCAATTATTTTTATAGCTAGAAAATTAAAACTCATTGAAGTTCCAGCTGATATTAGTAACCAACAAATTGTTGGTGTATCATTTTTAGCAGGTATTGGTTTTACAATGGCTATTTTTATAGCAAGCTTAGCTTTTTCTGAGAGTCCAAAATACATCGATTCTGCAAAAATTGGTATTTTAATTGGCTCTGTTATCGCAGCATTAATAGGCTATATTATTTTACGTTATAAAAAGCAATAA
- a CDS encoding methylated-DNA--[protein]-cysteine S-methyltransferase yields the protein MEECIIKSPLGYTKIIGDAEGISSVIVLNSEEKVTDIIPAELEDSVIQLNEYFEGYRTKFDLKLNPQGSDFQKQIWKLLEQIPYGKTVSYLDLSKQLGDVKAIRAVANANGKNPLWIIVPCHRVIGSNGSLTGYAGGLHRKQWLLEHESPYKQQSLF from the coding sequence ATGGAAGAATGCATCATCAAATCGCCTTTAGGTTATACCAAAATTATTGGTGACGCTGAAGGAATCTCCTCGGTAATTGTTCTTAATTCCGAAGAAAAAGTAACCGATATTATCCCTGCTGAACTTGAAGATTCTGTTATTCAACTTAATGAATATTTTGAAGGATATCGCACAAAATTCGATCTTAAATTAAATCCACAAGGCTCCGATTTTCAAAAGCAAATTTGGAAACTATTAGAACAAATTCCATATGGAAAAACAGTTTCTTATTTGGATTTATCAAAACAATTGGGTGATGTAAAAGCTATTCGAGCGGTTGCTAACGCCAATGGTAAAAATCCGTTGTGGATAATCGTTCCTTGCCATCGTGTGATTGGAAGCAATGGCAGTTTAACAGGTTACGCAGGAGGTTTACATCGCAAACAATGGTTATTGGAACATGAAAGTCCATACAAACAGCAATCTCTTTTTTAA
- a CDS encoding EI24 domain-containing protein — MIKNIALGIQAYFGAFGLISKLKLWKYFAVPMLISFITAIFIGISAYGLSDNIGFYISKLWIWNWGKETFTTIGNIIGGLFIIMIGLILFKHIIMALSAPFMSPVSEKIENHLIGERHTHRKTSFSEQLWRGIRINVRNLSFELLLTIPILLLGFIPVIGVFSTILLFIVQAYYAGFGNMDYTLERHFKYNESIQFVKNHRGLAIGNGIVFMLFLLIPVIGVILVLPLSVTAASVKTIEALQLKSHLPNAI; from the coding sequence ATGATTAAAAACATAGCCTTAGGAATACAAGCATATTTTGGTGCGTTTGGTTTAATTTCTAAACTAAAACTCTGGAAATATTTTGCAGTTCCTATGCTTATAAGTTTTATTACTGCCATTTTTATTGGTATTTCTGCTTACGGGTTATCCGATAATATTGGGTTTTACATCTCAAAACTTTGGATTTGGAACTGGGGTAAAGAAACCTTTACAACCATCGGCAATATTATTGGAGGACTGTTTATAATCATGATCGGTCTTATACTATTTAAGCACATCATAATGGCATTATCAGCACCGTTTATGAGTCCTGTTTCCGAAAAAATTGAAAATCATTTAATTGGAGAGAGACATACACACCGCAAAACATCATTTAGTGAGCAACTTTGGAGAGGTATCAGAATAAATGTTAGAAATTTAAGTTTTGAGTTATTATTAACCATTCCTATTTTACTTCTTGGTTTTATTCCCGTAATTGGTGTTTTCTCAACAATTTTATTGTTTATAGTTCAAGCTTATTATGCTGGTTTTGGTAATATGGATTATACGTTGGAACGCCATTTTAAATACAATGAAAGTATTCAATTTGTTAAAAATCATCGAGGTTTAGCTATTGGAAATGGCATTGTTTTTATGCTGTTTTTGTTAATTCCTGTCATTGGTGTTATTTTAGTACTGCCTCTTTCAGTAACTGCTGCTTCGGTAAAAACGATTGAAGCATTACAATTAAAATCTCATTTACCTAATGCTATTTAA
- the hemB gene encoding porphobilinogen synthase, with product MYPLKRNRRLRTNEAIRSLVRETIISPNDFLVPLFVVEGKGVKDEIPSMPNYFRYSLDLLENEVKELWSLGLKSVLLFVKVPDNLKDNKGKEALNPYGLMQRAIKTVKNACPEMLVMTDVALDPYSAYGHDGIIENGIIVNDPTADFLAEMSISHAQAGADFVAPSDMMDGRILTIREALEDKGFINTGIMSYSAKYASAFYGPFRDALDSAPVDMVDIPKDKKTYQMDYANRFEAIRETEMDIDEGADIVMVKPGLCYLDIVREIKNAVDVPVAVYQVSGEYAMLKAAAEKGWLDHDAVMMEQITAIKRAGADVIASYFAKDVAILINK from the coding sequence ATGTATCCTTTAAAAAGAAACCGACGATTAAGAACCAACGAAGCTATTAGAAGTTTAGTTAGAGAAACCATCATATCACCAAACGATTTTTTAGTACCTCTTTTTGTAGTAGAAGGCAAAGGTGTGAAAGATGAAATCCCATCCATGCCAAATTACTTTCGTTATAGCTTAGATTTATTGGAGAATGAGGTTAAGGAACTTTGGAGTTTGGGGTTGAAATCGGTATTACTATTTGTAAAAGTGCCCGATAATTTAAAAGATAATAAAGGAAAAGAAGCCTTAAACCCATACGGATTGATGCAACGCGCCATTAAAACCGTTAAAAATGCTTGTCCAGAGATGTTGGTCATGACCGATGTGGCATTAGACCCCTATTCGGCTTATGGACACGATGGTATTATTGAAAACGGCATTATTGTTAACGATCCAACTGCAGATTTTCTTGCAGAAATGAGCATTTCCCACGCACAAGCTGGCGCCGATTTTGTAGCACCAAGTGATATGATGGACGGACGTATTTTAACCATCCGTGAGGCTTTGGAAGATAAAGGTTTTATCAACACAGGTATTATGAGTTATTCGGCAAAATATGCCTCCGCATTTTACGGCCCGTTTCGCGATGCGCTAGATTCTGCTCCTGTGGATATGGTTGATATTCCTAAAGATAAGAAAACTTATCAAATGGATTATGCCAACCGTTTTGAAGCCATTCGAGAAACTGAAATGGATATTGATGAAGGTGCAGATATTGTGATGGTAAAACCAGGCTTATGTTATTTAGATATTGTTCGTGAAATAAAAAATGCTGTGGATGTGCCTGTTGCTGTATATCAAGTATCTGGTGAATATGCCATGTTAAAAGCCGCTGCTGAAAAAGGTTGGCTAGACCATGATGCTGTTATGATGGAACAAATAACCGCCATTAAACGTGCTGGAGCCGACGTGATTGCGAGTTATTTTGCAAAAGACGTAGCTATACTTATAAATAAATAA
- a CDS encoding serine hydrolase, with translation MKFLKKFLKWTVVLLGLLLIGLYIFDYGYILRGAKIVYFTGHNTAFIDDYPYFENDTIKKGTTTDEWPIHKNYNTVKETEKLSKVNKDWGTITYLIIKNDSIWFENYDAGFNKNSKTNSFSMAKSITTSLLGKAIMDGYIKSLDQPVSDFYSQYSYAKTTVGDLASMASGLDWVEHYTSPFSVTARANYDDDLAETILNQKVVKTPGKEFEYLSGSTQLLGMIIQKATKKSLASYLSESFWQPMGATNDALWQLDDSENKLAKAFCCISSNARDFARFGKLYKDDGKWNGKQLLDSAFVVKSITPRFMDSPQYGYGWWLKDVGNKHFFMMRGHLGQYVIVEPNDNVIIVRLGHRKSPDEGVGQFTEDITVYIEEAYKMLEQ, from the coding sequence ATGAAATTCCTTAAAAAATTTTTAAAGTGGACTGTTGTATTATTAGGCTTATTACTAATTGGTCTTTATATTTTTGATTATGGATATATTTTAAGAGGTGCAAAAATTGTTTACTTTACAGGACACAATACCGCATTTATTGACGATTATCCTTATTTTGAAAATGATACTATCAAAAAAGGAACCACTACAGATGAGTGGCCCATTCATAAAAATTACAATACAGTAAAAGAAACCGAAAAACTTTCAAAAGTTAATAAAGATTGGGGAACCATAACTTATTTAATTATTAAAAATGATAGTATTTGGTTTGAAAATTATGATGCCGGTTTTAATAAGAATTCTAAAACAAACTCCTTTTCGATGGCTAAGAGCATTACAACATCATTATTAGGAAAAGCAATAATGGATGGATATATAAAGAGTTTAGATCAACCTGTTAGCGATTTTTACTCACAATATTCTTATGCTAAAACAACTGTTGGAGATTTAGCTTCAATGGCATCTGGTTTAGATTGGGTAGAACATTATACAAGTCCGTTTTCAGTAACCGCTAGAGCCAATTACGATGATGATTTAGCAGAAACCATTTTAAACCAAAAAGTAGTAAAAACACCAGGTAAAGAATTTGAATATTTAAGCGGAAGTACACAATTACTTGGAATGATTATTCAAAAAGCTACTAAAAAATCTTTAGCTAGTTACCTATCAGAAAGTTTTTGGCAACCTATGGGAGCAACTAATGATGCTCTTTGGCAATTAGATGATAGCGAAAACAAATTGGCTAAAGCTTTTTGCTGTATTTCAAGTAACGCCAGAGATTTTGCCCGTTTTGGGAAATTATACAAAGACGATGGAAAATGGAATGGCAAACAACTTTTAGATTCGGCTTTTGTTGTAAAATCCATCACGCCACGTTTTATGGATAGTCCGCAATACGGCTACGGTTGGTGGCTAAAAGATGTTGGTAATAAACATTTTTTTATGATGAGAGGTCACCTTGGGCAATACGTTATTGTAGAACCTAACGATAACGTGATTATTGTGCGTTTAGGGCATAGAAAATCGCCCGATGAAGGTGTGGGACAGTTTACCGAAGACATTACGGTTTATATTGAGGAAGCTTATAAGATGCTTGAACAATGA
- a CDS encoding Lrp/AsnC family transcriptional regulator, translated as MDDIDIKIIKMLQKNAREAFARIGKRVELSAPAVGKRVKQLEEKGIIQGYSLQLNHKKLGITTKVYIVLKIHQSSTLKTAYNQIINLEEVQRCDRITGEDRLQILAFFKGHKDLVTFIERISQYGIPNTSIILENS; from the coding sequence ATGGATGACATTGATATAAAAATCATAAAAATGCTTCAAAAAAACGCTCGTGAAGCATTTGCAAGAATTGGAAAACGGGTTGAACTATCAGCTCCTGCAGTTGGTAAACGCGTCAAACAGCTAGAAGAAAAAGGTATTATTCAAGGATATTCTTTACAACTGAATCATAAAAAACTTGGTATAACAACCAAAGTGTATATCGTTCTAAAAATTCATCAATCAAGCACCTTAAAAACTGCCTACAACCAAATCATAAATTTGGAAGAAGTACAACGCTGTGACAGAATCACTGGTGAAGACCGTTTACAGATTTTAGCCTTTTTTAAGGGTCATAAAGATTTGGTTACATTCATCGAACGAATTTCGCAATATGGTATCCCCAATACGAGTATCATACTAGAGAATTCATAA
- a CDS encoding GNAT family N-acetyltransferase: MLFKFETFYIEPVQIQDSWAICDFVVSNDDRLKRYFPKTLEQNLTPDLSKRFIDKTIKEQQLKETFLFALKENKTKKIIGLVYIKNIDWLKKQGEFAYCVGYQYEGKGLISQSVKVLSKYAFDVLGLEALQIIVHKSNISSIKVAENCNFKWQSILENEFTPVDENPLNMELYELLKNKEFHG, translated from the coding sequence ATGCTATTTAAATTTGAAACTTTTTATATCGAACCTGTTCAAATACAAGATTCTTGGGCTATTTGCGATTTCGTAGTTTCAAACGACGACCGGTTAAAACGCTATTTTCCAAAAACTTTAGAACAAAACTTAACCCCAGATTTATCTAAACGATTTATTGACAAAACCATAAAAGAACAGCAATTAAAAGAAACCTTCTTATTCGCCTTAAAAGAAAATAAGACCAAGAAAATAATAGGGTTAGTTTATATTAAAAATATTGATTGGTTAAAAAAACAAGGTGAATTTGCATATTGTGTTGGCTACCAATATGAAGGCAAAGGACTCATTAGTCAATCTGTAAAAGTTTTATCAAAATATGCCTTTGACGTTTTAGGTTTAGAAGCACTTCAAATTATAGTCCATAAATCGAATATTAGTAGTATTAAGGTTGCAGAAAATTGTAATTTTAAATGGCAAAGCATTTTAGAAAACGAATTTACTCCAGTTGATGAAAACCCATTAAACATGGAGTTGTACGAATTATTAAAAAACAAAGAATTTCATGGTTAA
- a CDS encoding CNNM domain-containing protein produces the protein MTLLILYAFISIFFSFLCSILEAVLLSVTPTFINIKKKEGRGYAETLDALKKDVDKPLIAILTLNTIAHTVGAILVGVQAETVFGNGDNEIMIVSAAMTLLILVLSEIIPKTIGATYWKNLANFTSKALNILIFPLKYTGILWVLQLTTKLIGGKNAHVSTLSRDSFLAMADIAHEEGVFQESESKVIKNLLNFKKILAKDIMTPRPSMVSEDETTSVKIFFEKNQNLRVSRIPIYSDNPDNITGLVLKDDVYKEMALDHDDRTLADIRRDIIIVERNLPIPILFQKLVDSKNHMALVVDEYGTVTGLVTMEDVIETLLGLEIMDESDNVEDLQLQARKSWEQRAKRLGMINDEDKSESEE, from the coding sequence ATGACACTTCTTATTCTTTACGCATTCATATCCATCTTTTTTTCATTTCTATGCTCCATTTTGGAGGCTGTACTTTTAAGCGTAACACCAACATTCATTAATATAAAAAAGAAAGAAGGTCGCGGATATGCAGAAACTTTGGATGCTTTAAAAAAAGACGTTGACAAACCGCTAATAGCAATTCTGACTCTAAATACTATTGCACATACAGTTGGCGCCATTTTGGTAGGTGTACAAGCGGAAACCGTTTTTGGAAATGGCGACAATGAAATCATGATTGTATCGGCTGCTATGACCTTGTTAATTTTAGTACTATCTGAAATCATCCCTAAAACCATCGGAGCAACCTACTGGAAAAATCTGGCTAACTTCACTTCAAAAGCACTCAATATTCTTATTTTTCCTTTAAAATATACGGGCATTCTTTGGGTGCTGCAGTTAACCACAAAACTGATTGGTGGAAAAAATGCCCACGTAAGTACTTTAAGTCGTGATAGCTTTTTGGCTATGGCTGATATTGCCCATGAAGAAGGTGTTTTTCAAGAATCAGAAAGTAAGGTTATTAAAAACCTTCTCAATTTTAAAAAGATTTTAGCCAAAGATATCATGACACCAAGACCTAGTATGGTGTCTGAAGATGAAACCACTTCTGTAAAAATATTCTTTGAAAAAAACCAGAATCTACGGGTTTCCCGAATACCAATTTATTCAGACAATCCTGACAATATTACTGGATTAGTTTTGAAAGATGATGTTTATAAAGAAATGGCATTAGATCATGATGATAGAACTTTAGCTGACATTAGAAGAGATATCATCATCGTAGAAAGAAACCTTCCCATCCCTATTTTATTTCAAAAGTTGGTGGACAGCAAAAACCACATGGCATTGGTGGTTGATGAATATGGTACAGTAACTGGTTTGGTAACCATGGAAGATGTTATTGAAACACTTCTTGGGTTAGAAATCATGGATGAAAGCGATAATGTAGAAGACCTTCAACTACAGGCAAGGAAAAGTTGGGAACAACGCGCCAAGCGTCTTGGGATGATTAATGATGAAGATAAGTCTGAATCTGAAGAATGA